The DNA region ATCTCCCACGTGGAGGTCGACATCGGGATGCCGAGCGGGTCCAGGAGCCACATCTGGGTGGCCATCCGGGAGTAGTTGACGTAGATGACGCGCGTGATGTCGCCGCGGCCGATGCCGGCTTCCTCCAGGCTGCGGTCGATCAGCTCCAGTTGGACCTTCGCCGACAGCATCATCGCTTCCGAACTCGTCGAGTCCACCTCCTTGTACGCGGTCGCCCGCATCCGGAAGTCGATCGGCGGCCGCTGCAGCGAGGTGCCCGGAAAGAGAGGTTCACTGCCTCGGTACATGCCCTCCAGGTCGGGGACGCCGCCGGTGTTCACGGACAGCAGCCGGGCGAACCCGGGGCGCTTGCCGAGTGTCAGCGCGGAGGCACCGTCGCCGAGGATGACGCCGGGGAAGGACCGCCAGCGGTCGACCACGGGTGACGACCAGTTGTCGGCGGTGGTGAACAGCACCGTGCGCCGGGAGTCGTCTCCCCGCAGAAAGCCGACTGCGACCTCCATGGCGGTCAGCCCGCCCAGGCACCCCATCCTGAGCTCCCAGGCGGGCCCGGTGCCGCCCACCGTGTGGCGCTGGATGTAGGAGGCCGGACGCCACCCCTCGGGGCCTTGCCAGGACCCCCCGGCGTGCACCAGCAGGTCCACATCGGACAGGTCGCCGCCGCGACGCCCGGCGAGCTGGCGCACCGCACGCAGGGCCATCTCGGCGGGCGCTTCCTCCGGACCCGCCACCCGGGTCCCGAGCAGCCCGTTCTCCTCGAAGTCCACCGCCTCGTACAGCCCTTCGCGCACCGCGCGCTCCGCGCTGTAGGACGCGGGGAGCCAGGTCCCCAATGCATCGATGTAGACGTCGCCGACTCGCACCCAGGCCTCCCGGAACCAATCTCGTAATGGCCAGGTCAGATTCGCCCGCACCGCTCAAGGCGGGCTGGAACAGCGATCGAGGCCCCACGCGCAGACTCGCGTCAAGCACGTGTCAGCCGCTTGTCAGCGGCACTGCCTACCGTCCGGCTCGTGCCCTCTGTGCCGGGCCTCTCTCCGGCCGGGGGAAAGAGAAGGGAAACAGACCTGTGACAGCTGCGATTGAAGCCGTCGGCCTGGCCAAGCGCTTCGGTGAGACGGTCGCGCTCACTTCCGTGGACCTGGCCGTCGAGGAGGGCACCGTCCTGGGCCTGCTCGGCCCGAACGGCGCTGGAAAGACGACGGCCGTGCGCGTCCTCGCCACCCTACTGCGCCCCGACGGCGGCCAGGCCCGGATCCACGGCCACGACGTGGTGAAGGATGCCGACCGGGTCCGCGAGATCATCGGGCTGACGGGGCAGTACGCCTCGGTCGACGACACCCTGACCGGTGTGGAGAACCTGGTGTTCCTCGGCCGGCTCCTGGGCGGGTCCCGCGCGGACGTCCGGCGCACGGCGCTCGGCCTGCTGGAGCGCTTCGGCCTGTCCGACGCGGGCGACCGCACCGCCAAGACGTACTCCGGCGGAATGCGCAGACGGCTCGACCTCGCGGCCTGCCTGGTCGGCAACCCCGGAGTGATCTTCCTGGACGAGCCGACGACGGGTCTCGACCCCAACGCCCGCGAACAGTTGTGGGACATCATCCGCGGGGAGGT from Streptomyces sp. NBC_00258 includes:
- a CDS encoding ATP-binding cassette domain-containing protein encodes the protein MTAAIEAVGLAKRFGETVALTSVDLAVEEGTVLGLLGPNGAGKTTAVRVLATLLRPDGGQARIHGHDVVKDADRVREIIGLTGQYASVDDTLTGVENLVFLGRLLGGSRADVRRTALGLLERFGLSDAGDRTAKTYSGGMRRRLDLAACLVGNPGVIFLDEPTTGLDPNAREQLWDIIRGEVRRGVTVLLTTQYLEEADQLADDIVVIDHGSVVARGTPETLKREVGRPTLQVRPLDAAHLHRVASIVSQVTGQHALDGHTVTTRVDDAAALYAVVRRLDDSGIAVSELAIREPSLDEVFRQLTTGAAV
- a CDS encoding ketoacyl-ACP synthase III family protein — protein: MRVGDVYIDALGTWLPASYSAERAVREGLYEAVDFEENGLLGTRVAGPEEAPAEMALRAVRQLAGRRGGDLSDVDLLVHAGGSWQGPEGWRPASYIQRHTVGGTGPAWELRMGCLGGLTAMEVAVGFLRGDDSRRTVLFTTADNWSSPVVDRWRSFPGVILGDGASALTLGKRPGFARLLSVNTGGVPDLEGMYRGSEPLFPGTSLQRPPIDFRMRATAYKEVDSTSSEAMMLSAKVQLELIDRSLEEAGIGRGDITRVIYVNYSRMATQMWLLDPLGIPMSTSTWEIGRHIGHIGPSDQLVSMDRLLEQGALSPGDHLLLAGLGPGMTLGSAVLEIVSPPAWTA